One stretch of Thalassophryne amazonica chromosome 17, fThaAma1.1, whole genome shotgun sequence DNA includes these proteins:
- the LOC117529321 gene encoding growth arrest and DNA damage-inducible protein GADD45 gamma-like, whose protein sequence is MNLLLWSLRADQTKCDVRMQSAGKSLKEALLCAQTDNRITVGVHESAKIMTDDPDSVSFCVLAMDEEFECDIALQIHFTLIQSFCFDNDISIVRVSDMQRLVEIVGDKAVQLEDAHCVLITNPSDGSWEDPALEKLHLFCEESRRLNDWVPEISLPER, encoded by the exons ATGAACCTTCTTCTCTGGAGTTTGCGAGCAGATCAGACGAAGTGTGACGTCAGGATGCAGTCCGCCGGAAAGTCTTTGAAGGAAGCTCTGCTGTGCGCTCAGACAGACAACCGAATCACGGTGGGAGTCCACGAGAGCGCCAAAATCATGACTGA CGACCCGGACAGCGTGTCTTTCTGCGTCCTGGCCATGGATGAGGAGTTCGAGTGCGACATCGCTCTCCAGATCCACTTCACCCTCATCCAGTCGTTCTGCTTTGACAACGACATCAGCATCGTGAGAGTGAGCGACATGCAGCGTCTGGTGGAGATCGTAGGAGACAAGGCGGTGCAGCTCGAAGACGCGCACTGCGTCCTCATCACG AACCCGTCTGATGGTTCTTGGGAGGACCCCGCTCTGGAGAAGCTGCACCTGTTCTGTGAGGAGAGCCGCCGGCTCAACGACTGGGTTCCAGAGATCAGCCTCCCCGAGCGCTGA